One Salvia splendens isolate huo1 chromosome 12, SspV2, whole genome shotgun sequence genomic window carries:
- the LOC121758105 gene encoding lignin-forming anionic peroxidase-like produces MIGRFVIPLISLVVVLSSITCSAQLSATFYDATCPNASTIIRNSIRRAISAERRMAASLIRLHFHDCFVQGCDASILLDETSTIQSEKTAGPNDNSVRGYNVIEAAKRDIESACPGIVSCADVLTLAARDASAAVGGPSWSVRLGRRDSTTANRNVANTDLPSPFSDLQGLIDAFDKKGLNARDMVALSGAHTLGQSQCFLFRERIYSNGTDIDAGFASTRRRGCPQSGGNSNLAPLDLVTPNSFDNNYFRNLVQRKGLLQSDQVLFTGSTASIVSQYSGNPATFAADFSAAMIKMSEIEPTLGQNGIIRRVCSAIN; encoded by the exons ATGATTGGTAGATTTGTTATTCCTTTAATCTCTCTAGTGGTGGTGCTGAGTAGCATCACTTGCTCGGCACAGCTATCAGCCACTTTCTACGACGCCACGTGTCCCAACGCATCCACCATCATCCGCAACTCCATCCGCCGCGCCATTTCGGCGGAGCGGCGGATGGCGGCCTCCCTCATCCGCCTCCATTTCCACGACTGCTTCGTTCAGGGCTGCGACGCCTCCATCTTGCTAGACGAGACCTCCACCATCCAAAGCGAGAAGACGGCCGGGCCCAATGATAACTCCGTTAGAGGATACAATGTCATCGAGGCTGCTAAGCGCGACATCGAGAGCGCCTGCCCCGGCATCGTCTCTTGCGCTGACGTGCTCACCTTAGCCGCACGCGACGCCTCTGCTGCCGTTGGTGGTCCGTCATGGAGTGTCAGACTTGGAAGACGGGACTCCACCACCGCAAACCGCAACGTGGCCAACACCGATCTCCCGAGCCCGTTTTCCGACCTCCAAGGTCTCATTGACGCTTTCGACAAGAAGGGTCTTAATGCAAGAGACATGGTTGCCCTTTCTG GAGCACACACGTTAGGTCAATCCCAATGCTTCTTGTTCCGTGAGAGAATATACAGCAACGGTACGGACATTGATGCCGGCTTTGCCAGCACCAGGAGACGGGGCTGCCCACAGAGCGGTGGCAATAGCAACTTGGCGCCGCTTGATTTGGTGACGCCGAATTCATTCGACAACAACTACTTCAGGAATTTGGTGCAGAGGAAGGGACTGCTGCAGTCGGATCAAGTCCTCTTCACCGGATCCACGGCTAGCATCGTGTCGCAGTATAGTGGAAATCCGGCAACATTCGCCGCCGATTTTTCGGCTGCAATGATAAAGATGTCGGAGATTGAGCCAACCCTAGGACAGAATGGAATCATTAGAAGGGTTTGCAGCGCCATCAACTGA